From Caminibacter mediatlanticus TB-2, the proteins below share one genomic window:
- the nfo gene encoding deoxyribonuclease IV has protein sequence MRYIGAHVSAAGGVENAVKNAKEINANGFALFTKNQRQWNAKPLNEKSIKKFKELMEEHGFNADSVLPHDSYLINLGHPEIEKREKSLNAFIDEARRVEELGLKYLNFHPGSHLKKISEEECLNLIIESVNSAIKETDSCIFVLETTAGQGSNLGYKFEHLAYIIDGVEDKERIGVCIDTAHIFAAGYDIRSKEAYDKTMQEFDEIIGFKYLKGMHINDSKAKFASRVDRHHSLGKGEIGLDAFKFIMQDKRIDNIPLILETIEPEIWEEEIKLLRSFEI, from the coding sequence TTGAGATATATTGGAGCTCATGTTAGTGCAGCGGGTGGAGTAGAAAATGCTGTTAAAAATGCAAAAGAGATTAATGCTAATGGCTTTGCTTTATTTACAAAAAACCAAAGACAATGGAATGCAAAACCACTTAACGAAAAATCTATAAAAAAATTTAAAGAGTTAATGGAGGAACATGGATTTAATGCTGATAGTGTTTTACCACATGATAGTTATTTAATAAATTTAGGTCATCCAGAAATTGAAAAAAGAGAAAAATCTCTTAATGCGTTTATAGATGAAGCAAGAAGAGTTGAAGAGTTAGGACTTAAATACCTTAATTTTCATCCAGGAAGTCATTTAAAAAAAATCAGTGAAGAAGAGTGTCTTAATTTAATTATTGAGAGTGTAAATTCTGCAATAAAAGAGACTGATAGTTGTATCTTCGTTCTTGAAACAACAGCAGGACAAGGAAGTAATCTTGGATATAAGTTTGAGCATTTAGCGTATATTATTGATGGAGTTGAAGATAAAGAAAGAATTGGAGTATGTATTGATACAGCTCATATTTTTGCAGCTGGATATGATATTCGCTCAAAAGAAGCTTATGATAAAACAATGCAAGAATTTGATGAAATTATTGGATTTAAGTATTTAAAAGGAATGCATATAAATGATTCAAAAGCCAAATTTGCAAGTCGAGTTGATAGACACCACTCTCTTGGAAAAGGAGAGATTGGACTTGATGCCTTTAAATTCATAATGCAAGATAAAAGAATTGATAATATCCCTTTAATACTTGAAACAATCGAACCAGAAATTTGGGAAGAAGAAATAAAATTACTTAGAAGTTTTGAAATTTAA
- the aroA gene encoding 3-phosphoshikimate 1-carboxyvinyltransferase, translating into MILEVFSGKQFNEEFLVDADKSISHRCAIFSLLTNGENIIKNYLRAEDTLNSLEIAKKLGAKIEDNGDVIKIIAPKKIKEADDVLYCGNSGTTIRIYSGLLAGVDGFFVLTGDEYLRRRPMKRISAPLISIGAKIDGRENANLAPLSIRGGKLKSFKYESKIASAQVKSAMILAALNTNDISTYIEPFLSRDHTERMLKGMGADIECKMENGKWRVNIAPLKEKLNPLNITVPNDPSSAFFFAVAAAITNSTAIIKNVTLNQTRIEAYKVLEKMGATIEYILKEDKYEPIGDIVVKGNQLQAVEVSNNIPWLIDELPALAMAMAVAHGKSIVRGAKELRVKESDRIKAVVENLKKCGVEAKEFEDGYEIIGGDVKSALIDSFGDHRIAMSFAILGILSGMKIQQAECINTSFPNFFKLLSKVAKYRIMDVD; encoded by the coding sequence ATGATTTTGGAAGTTTTTAGTGGTAAGCAATTTAATGAAGAGTTTTTGGTTGATGCTGATAAATCTATTTCTCATAGATGTGCCATTTTTTCACTTTTAACTAATGGAGAAAATATTATTAAGAATTATTTAAGAGCAGAAGATACTCTAAATTCACTTGAAATTGCAAAAAAACTTGGAGCGAAAATAGAGGATAATGGTGATGTTATAAAAATAATTGCTCCTAAAAAGATAAAAGAAGCTGATGATGTTTTATATTGTGGCAATAGTGGGACTACTATAAGAATTTATTCAGGATTGTTAGCAGGAGTTGATGGTTTTTTTGTGTTAACTGGTGATGAATATTTAAGAAGAAGACCAATGAAAAGGATTTCAGCTCCTTTAATTAGTATTGGAGCGAAAATTGATGGAAGAGAAAATGCAAATTTAGCTCCTCTTTCTATTAGAGGAGGTAAATTAAAATCATTTAAATATGAAAGTAAAATAGCATCTGCTCAAGTAAAATCTGCTATGATTCTTGCAGCTTTAAATACAAATGATATTTCAACATATATAGAACCATTTTTAAGTAGAGATCACACTGAGAGAATGCTAAAAGGTATGGGAGCAGATATTGAATGTAAAATGGAAAATGGAAAATGGAGAGTTAATATTGCTCCATTAAAAGAGAAATTAAATCCGTTAAATATAACTGTTCCAAATGACCCAAGTAGTGCATTTTTCTTTGCGGTGGCTGCTGCAATTACTAACTCTACTGCAATAATTAAAAATGTTACTTTAAATCAAACACGTATTGAAGCATATAAAGTATTAGAAAAAATGGGGGCTACAATAGAATATATTTTAAAAGAGGATAAATATGAGCCAATTGGAGATATTGTTGTAAAAGGAAATCAATTACAAGCAGTAGAAGTTAGTAATAATATTCCTTGGCTTATTGATGAACTTCCAGCTCTTGCAATGGCAATGGCAGTTGCTCATGGTAAAAGTATTGTAAGAGGAGCAAAAGAACTTCGAGTAAAAGAGAGTGATAGAATAAAAGCAGTAGTTGAAAATCTCAAAAAATGCGGAGTTGAGGCAAAAGAATTTGAAGATGGATATGAGATTATAGGAGGAGATGTAAAAAGTGCATTAATCGATTCTTTTGGTGACCATAGAATAGCTATGAGCTTTGCTATACTTGGTATTTTATCAGGTATGAAGATACAACAGGCTGAGTGTATTAATACGTCGTTTCCTAACTTTTTTAAACTTTTAAGTAAAGTTGCTAAATATAGGATAATGGATGTTGATTAA
- the ytpR gene encoding YtpR family tRNA-binding protein — protein MIVTRKWLEEFIDLDGISTKEIIDILNRIGQEVEGYKKIEIPQNVVIGEVVECEKHPNADKLNLCKVNVGDEVLQIVCGASNVAAGQFVVVAKVGAILPGNFKIKKAKLRGIDSFGMICAAREIGLPDFHEGILVLDNSLGKLKIGEYAGKYLNDEIIELGITANRGDCFSIKGIARELSAGLNRDLKNFDFSFEEMPEGIGRVVNIIKNEAKKSSHYIRAFEGKINRKLKIDYRLALVEVESKDVFDSYVKYAMHATGVLLVGGNIGEIELENENGIDIFKCYGKYLVGIRNEINIEENKKYIINANYIDPKYVSEVVFLNNLKTDEYFYRASRGSDTNLKFGANYFLNEINLPLFSGDIDLQIELKEKIINVNIEEINEIIGFEIEEKEIVEILKKLSFEIVNIDDENIKVKIPSFRSDIENIQDIAEEVLRVYGIDKIPNRPLEFVEKDRTNKTIKNIDFIREIKLKSVSNGFYEAIHFVFDNKERLKKYGFEVLDDNLDLLNPIANELNTLRTTLLLQLLDDIKFNKANGYKRIYLFSQGSVYNKKREEFRKIAFVVNGFADYENPKNHGKPNKVDFKFIVDKLSQVVGDFELVENDYHPIAHPYQNAKIIKDGKNIGVVAKLHPKIAKDFDIDDTYFAEINLDILSKEKKEAKDIIKFPKVTRDLSLVVDKNISYLEVKKIIDNLNIKELREFYPIDIYDLGDNNSLTIRFIIQANKTLQENEINDIMEKILKSLAEKGIKLR, from the coding sequence ATGATAGTGACAAGAAAATGGCTTGAAGAATTTATCGATTTAGATGGTATTTCAACAAAAGAAATTATTGATATATTAAATAGAATAGGTCAAGAAGTTGAAGGTTATAAAAAAATTGAAATACCTCAAAATGTTGTAATAGGTGAAGTTGTTGAGTGTGAAAAACATCCAAATGCGGATAAACTTAATTTATGTAAAGTAAATGTTGGAGATGAAGTTTTACAAATTGTATGTGGAGCAAGTAATGTAGCGGCTGGTCAGTTTGTAGTTGTAGCAAAAGTTGGTGCAATTTTACCAGGAAATTTTAAGATAAAAAAAGCAAAACTTAGAGGAATTGATAGTTTTGGAATGATATGTGCAGCAAGAGAGATTGGGCTTCCTGATTTTCATGAGGGAATTTTAGTTTTAGATAATTCTCTTGGTAAGTTAAAAATAGGAGAATATGCAGGTAAATATTTAAATGATGAAATAATTGAACTTGGAATTACTGCAAATAGAGGAGATTGTTTTTCTATTAAAGGTATAGCAAGAGAACTTAGTGCTGGATTAAATAGAGATTTAAAAAATTTTGACTTTTCTTTTGAAGAGATGCCAGAAGGAATTGGTAGAGTTGTAAATATAATAAAAAATGAGGCTAAAAAATCTTCTCATTATATTAGAGCATTTGAAGGTAAAATAAATAGAAAATTAAAAATAGATTATAGACTTGCATTAGTAGAAGTTGAAAGTAAAGATGTGTTTGATTCTTATGTTAAATATGCAATGCATGCAACAGGAGTTTTATTAGTTGGTGGAAATATAGGAGAGATTGAATTAGAAAATGAAAATGGTATAGATATTTTTAAATGTTATGGTAAATATTTAGTTGGAATTAGAAATGAAATAAATATTGAAGAAAATAAAAAATATATAATTAATGCAAATTATATTGACCCAAAATATGTAAGTGAGGTTGTATTTTTAAATAATTTAAAAACAGATGAATATTTTTATAGAGCAAGTAGAGGAAGTGATACTAATTTAAAATTTGGAGCAAACTATTTTTTAAATGAAATAAATCTTCCACTTTTTAGTGGAGATATTGATTTACAAATTGAATTAAAAGAAAAAATTATTAATGTTAATATTGAAGAAATTAATGAAATTATTGGTTTTGAGATTGAGGAAAAAGAGATTGTAGAAATTCTTAAAAAATTAAGTTTTGAAATTGTAAATATAGATGATGAAAATATTAAAGTAAAAATTCCTTCATTTAGAAGTGATATTGAAAATATCCAAGATATTGCAGAAGAAGTTTTGAGAGTTTATGGAATAGATAAAATTCCAAACAGACCATTAGAGTTTGTTGAAAAAGATAGAACAAATAAAACTATTAAAAATATTGATTTTATAAGAGAAATAAAACTAAAATCTGTGAGCAATGGTTTTTATGAAGCTATTCATTTTGTATTTGATAATAAAGAAAGACTTAAAAAATATGGATTTGAGGTATTAGATGATAATTTAGATTTATTAAATCCAATTGCAAATGAATTAAACACTCTAAGGACTACTTTATTATTACAACTTTTAGATGATATTAAATTTAATAAAGCAAATGGATATAAAAGAATCTATCTTTTTAGTCAAGGAAGTGTTTATAATAAAAAAAGAGAAGAATTTAGAAAAATTGCTTTTGTAGTAAATGGTTTTGCTGATTATGAAAATCCAAAAAATCATGGAAAGCCAAATAAAGTAGATTTTAAATTTATTGTTGATAAATTATCACAAGTAGTTGGAGATTTTGAATTAGTTGAAAATGATTATCATCCAATTGCCCATCCATATCAAAATGCTAAAATTATAAAAGATGGAAAAAATATTGGAGTAGTAGCAAAACTTCATCCAAAAATTGCAAAAGATTTTGATATTGATGATACTTATTTTGCAGAAATCAACTTAGATATTTTAAGTAAAGAGAAAAAAGAAGCAAAAGATATTATAAAATTTCCAAAAGTAACAAGAGATTTAAGCTTAGTAGTAGATAAGAATATAAGTTATTTAGAAGTTAAAAAAATTATTGATAATTTAAATATTAAAGAACTGAGAGAATTTTATCCAATAGATATATATGACTTAGGTGATAACAATTCTTTAACAATTAGATTTATAATTCAAGCGAATAAGACTTTACAAGAAAATGAAATTAATGATATAATGGAGAAAATTTTAAAAAGTTTAGCAGAAAAAGGAATTAAGCTTAGATGA
- a CDS encoding S1 RNA-binding domain-containing protein: MNNLKIGDVVEFQIDKIIKGGFVGRKDGVEFFLPKSLSGLKEDESVVGKTIKAKVKEFKQNSVVVDRKAYLNDVKKEIENLKDKIVNAKVVKVKPSGLVIDINGISGFVPRDEIFYRKIDHKKYFDEGDEIEVILIDPDRRVFSIKKVLPNPWEEVKDLNPGDRIKVTVSHITDYGAFVDLGNGVEGFLHISEINWDGKNDLTLGEEIEVEIVEINPEEEKLRVTRKNLLTKPAEEFAKKYKVGDIVVGIITKFINVGAFVEVDGISVLMPNKFASFKKGEKASDIFEIGDKMEFKVITISPEENKVIVSRKDALPDPYEAFAKNNNIGDEVKGKVKYITDFGMFIDLGDIEALVRKEDYNNEYKIGDEFVGKIIEMNGNKIKLSE, encoded by the coding sequence ATGAATAATTTAAAAATTGGTGATGTAGTAGAGTTTCAAATTGATAAAATTATAAAAGGTGGATTTGTAGGTAGAAAAGATGGGGTTGAGTTTTTTTTACCAAAAAGTCTTAGTGGCCTTAAAGAAGATGAAAGTGTAGTTGGTAAAACTATAAAAGCAAAAGTAAAAGAGTTTAAACAAAATTCAGTTGTAGTAGATAGAAAAGCTTATTTGAATGATGTTAAAAAAGAGATTGAAAACTTAAAAGATAAAATTGTTAATGCAAAAGTTGTAAAAGTAAAACCAAGTGGATTAGTAATAGATATTAATGGTATTAGTGGATTTGTCCCAAGAGATGAAATTTTTTATAGAAAAATAGACCATAAAAAGTATTTTGATGAGGGTGATGAAATTGAAGTTATATTAATTGACCCTGATAGAAGAGTATTTTCTATAAAAAAAGTATTACCTAATCCTTGGGAAGAAGTAAAAGACTTAAATCCAGGTGATAGAATCAAAGTAACGGTTTCTCATATTACAGATTATGGAGCATTTGTTGACTTAGGAAATGGAGTTGAAGGATTTTTACATATTAGCGAAATTAATTGGGATGGTAAAAATGATTTAACATTAGGAGAAGAGATTGAAGTAGAAATAGTTGAAATTAATCCTGAAGAAGAAAAACTAAGAGTTACAAGAAAAAATCTTTTAACTAAACCTGCAGAAGAATTTGCAAAAAAATATAAAGTAGGTGATATTGTTGTAGGTATAATTACTAAATTTATAAATGTTGGGGCATTTGTTGAGGTTGATGGAATTAGTGTATTAATGCCAAATAAATTTGCTTCATTTAAAAAAGGTGAAAAGGCAAGTGATATTTTTGAAATTGGTGATAAGATGGAATTTAAAGTAATCACAATTTCACCAGAAGAAAATAAGGTTATTGTTTCAAGAAAAGATGCTTTGCCAGACCCTTATGAGGCATTTGCAAAAAATAATAATATTGGCGATGAGGTAAAAGGTAAAGTTAAATATATTACTGATTTTGGTATGTTTATAGACTTAGGAGATATTGAAGCACTTGTTAGAAAAGAAGATTATAATAACGAATACAAAATTGGAGATGAATTTGTTGGTAAGATTATTGAAATGAATGGTAATAAAATCAAACTTTCAGAATGA
- a CDS encoding 4-hydroxy-3-methylbut-2-enyl diphosphate reductase, producing MLIKKAKSYGFCFGVKRAVEIAESSKNAVTLGPLIHNPLEIERLAKNYNVKFVDSLENIDKNIKRVIVRTHGIPKNNLEKLKEKNVEIIDATCPFVKKPQEIVEEMSRSGYDIVIFGDKNHPEIKGVMSYSVHNRVYVVLSPNELENIRLHEKIAVVAQTTRKIEDYLKITNYLIKNYKEVRVFNTICNATFENQDAVRELSQEADIMIIIGGKNSSNTKQLYNIAKENCESYLVEDESEINKNWFKNKRICGISAGASTPEWLVEKIISKIKEVT from the coding sequence ATGTTGATTAAAAAAGCAAAAAGTTATGGGTTTTGTTTTGGAGTAAAAAGGGCAGTTGAAATTGCTGAGAGTTCAAAAAATGCAGTAACTCTTGGTCCTTTAATTCATAATCCTCTTGAAATTGAAAGGCTTGCAAAAAACTATAATGTAAAGTTTGTAGATTCGTTAGAGAATATTGATAAAAATATAAAACGAGTAATAGTAAGAACACACGGTATTCCTAAAAATAACTTAGAAAAATTAAAAGAAAAAAATGTAGAAATTATTGATGCAACTTGTCCTTTTGTAAAAAAACCACAAGAAATAGTAGAAGAGATGAGTAGAAGTGGATATGATATAGTGATTTTTGGAGATAAAAATCATCCAGAAATAAAAGGAGTTATGAGTTACTCTGTTCATAATAGAGTTTATGTTGTTTTATCTCCTAATGAATTAGAAAATATAAGACTTCATGAAAAAATTGCAGTTGTTGCTCAAACTACAAGAAAAATTGAAGATTATCTAAAAATCACCAATTACTTAATTAAAAATTATAAGGAAGTAAGAGTTTTTAATACTATTTGTAATGCTACTTTTGAAAATCAAGATGCAGTAAGAGAATTAAGCCAAGAAGCAGATATAATGATTATTATTGGTGGTAAAAATTCTTCTAATACAAAGCAGCTATATAATATTGCAAAAGAAAATTGTGAAAGTTATTTAGTAGAAGATGAAAGTGAAATCAATAAAAATTGGTTCAAAAATAAAAGAATTTGTGGTATTAGTGCTGGTGCTTCAACGCCAGAGTGGCTTGTAGAAAAAATAATCTCAAAAATAAAGGAAGTGACATGA
- a CDS encoding histidine triad nucleotide-binding protein: protein MDCIFCKIVKGEIPSKKVLENDKFLAFYDINPIAPIHVLIIPKEHFEKFDETPEDIMPEMAKFIKEVAKELKISDYRLITNNGKNAGQEVFHLHIHLVSNPNGKLIWPKLAK, encoded by the coding sequence ATGGATTGTATTTTCTGTAAAATTGTAAAAGGTGAAATTCCAAGTAAAAAAGTTTTAGAAAATGATAAGTTTTTAGCTTTTTATGATATAAACCCAATTGCACCAATTCATGTATTAATAATCCCAAAAGAGCATTTTGAAAAATTTGATGAAACACCAGAAGATATTATGCCTGAAATGGCTAAATTTATTAAAGAAGTTGCAAAAGAGTTAAAAATCAGTGATTATAGATTAATAACTAACAATGGAAAAAATGCAGGACAAGAAGTATTTCATTTACATATTCATTTAGTAAGTAATCCCAATGGAAAATTAATTTGGCCAAAACTTGCAAAATAA
- the pheS gene encoding phenylalanine--tRNA ligase subunit alpha: MDLSEIKNALSLDELEKIRVKLLGKNGIITQKFKELKNIAPEEKKKVAKELNELKEKAIELIAKKKQELEEKLLEEKLKLEKIDVTLFNPKSTGAIHPITDTMNKIIDFFVRMNFSVEEGPLVEDDFHNFEALNLPKYHPARDMQDTFYFKDGNLLRTHTSPVQIRTMLSQKPPIRMISPGAVFRRDYDLTHTPMFHQVEGLVVDEKGKVSFANLKFILESFLVHMFGDVKVRFRPSFFPFTEPSAEVDISCIFCEGKGCRVCSQTGWLEVLGCGVVDPNVFRAVGYENVSGYAFGLGVERFAMLLNKINDLRSMYEGDIRLMEQFK; this comes from the coding sequence GTGGATTTAAGTGAGATTAAAAATGCTCTAAGTTTAGATGAGCTTGAAAAGATTAGAGTTAAACTTCTTGGTAAAAATGGAATAATCACTCAAAAATTTAAAGAACTTAAAAATATTGCTCCTGAGGAAAAGAAAAAAGTTGCAAAAGAACTTAATGAATTAAAAGAAAAAGCAATTGAATTAATTGCTAAAAAAAAGCAAGAACTTGAAGAAAAACTTCTTGAAGAGAAATTAAAGCTTGAAAAAATTGATGTTACACTTTTTAATCCAAAATCAACTGGTGCAATTCATCCGATAACTGATACAATGAATAAAATAATAGATTTTTTTGTTAGAATGAACTTTTCAGTAGAAGAAGGTCCATTAGTAGAAGACGATTTTCATAATTTTGAGGCTCTTAATCTTCCAAAATATCATCCAGCAAGAGATATGCAAGATACCTTTTATTTTAAAGATGGAAACTTACTTAGGACTCATACTTCACCTGTTCAAATTCGCACAATGCTTTCTCAAAAACCACCAATTAGAATGATAAGTCCAGGTGCTGTATTTAGAAGAGATTATGATTTAACTCATACTCCTATGTTTCATCAAGTAGAAGGACTTGTTGTTGATGAAAAAGGAAAAGTTAGTTTTGCGAATTTAAAATTTATTTTAGAGAGTTTTTTAGTCCATATGTTTGGAGATGTTAAAGTTAGATTTAGACCTTCATTTTTCCCATTTACCGAACCTAGTGCTGAGGTTGATATTAGCTGTATCTTTTGTGAAGGTAAAGGATGTAGAGTTTGTTCTCAAACAGGATGGCTTGAAGTTTTAGGATGTGGGGTAGTTGATCCTAATGTATTTAGGGCTGTTGGGTATGAAAATGTTAGTGGATATGCTTTTGGGCTTGGTGTTGAGAGATTTGCAATGCTTTTAAATAAAATTAATGACTTAAGAAGTATGTATGAGGGAGATATTAGACTAATGGAGCAGTTCAAATGA
- the serA gene encoding phosphoglycerate dehydrogenase produces MKAVICDPIHPAGVEILKKAKDIEVVDASKTPKDELLKIIEDADGVITRSPTPVDEKFLSHAKKLKAIVRAGVGVDNVDIEACSKRGIIVMNIPTANTLAAVELTMAHLLTAARSFTNAVWNLKKEHEWNREKWLGIELAGKKLGIIGFGNIGSRVGIRAKALEMDVIAYDPYIDPSKATDLGCKYTTDFDEILKCDFITIHTPKTPETINMITKKEIEKMKDGVVLINCARGGLYNENDVYEGLKSGKIRWLGIDVFEKEPVTEHPFFELENTSVTPHIGANTKESQQRIAIQAAEAIIEALRGSSYPNALNLPINTANTPEWVIKYLELAQKMSYLLSQIIKKPIKKVKVSLSGDISNEEKSVLTFSLVGLLKNITDNVNYVNALVLAEEKGIETEVKKEKNETYKNLVQIKVLTDEGEYSISGTMLENHPRVVEFKGFDLEFEPKGKMIFFKNTDVPGVIGEVGMTLAKHNINIADFRLGRNKECQAMAVIIVDNDVNEEVLNELKKLKAALSVAYAEI; encoded by the coding sequence ATGAAAGCTGTAATTTGTGACCCAATACATCCAGCTGGAGTTGAGATTTTGAAAAAAGCAAAAGATATTGAAGTAGTTGATGCAAGTAAAACTCCAAAAGATGAGTTATTAAAAATAATTGAAGATGCTGATGGTGTTATTACAAGAAGTCCTACTCCTGTTGATGAGAAGTTTTTATCTCATGCAAAAAAATTAAAAGCTATTGTTAGGGCTGGTGTTGGAGTAGATAATGTTGATATAGAGGCTTGTTCTAAAAGAGGAATTATTGTTATGAACATTCCAACTGCAAATACTCTTGCAGCAGTAGAGCTTACAATGGCACATCTACTGACAGCTGCAAGAAGTTTTACAAATGCAGTATGGAATCTAAAAAAAGAACATGAATGGAATAGAGAAAAATGGCTTGGAATCGAACTTGCTGGAAAAAAACTTGGGATTATAGGATTTGGAAATATTGGAAGTAGAGTTGGGATTAGAGCAAAAGCATTAGAAATGGATGTAATTGCTTATGACCCTTATATTGACCCAAGTAAAGCTACTGATTTAGGATGTAAATATACAACAGATTTTGATGAAATATTAAAGTGTGATTTTATAACAATACATACTCCAAAAACTCCTGAGACTATCAATATGATTACAAAAAAAGAGATTGAAAAAATGAAAGATGGAGTAGTTTTAATAAATTGTGCAAGAGGTGGTCTTTATAATGAAAATGATGTTTATGAAGGGCTTAAATCAGGAAAAATAAGATGGCTTGGTATAGATGTTTTTGAAAAAGAACCTGTAACTGAACATCCATTTTTCGAGCTAGAAAACACATCAGTAACTCCACACATTGGAGCAAATACAAAAGAATCGCAACAAAGAATTGCAATTCAAGCAGCAGAAGCTATAATAGAGGCTTTAAGAGGTAGTAGTTATCCAAATGCTCTAAATCTTCCTATTAATACAGCAAATACACCTGAGTGGGTAATAAAATATTTAGAACTTGCTCAAAAAATGAGCTATTTACTCTCACAAATTATTAAGAAACCAATCAAAAAAGTAAAAGTTAGTTTAAGTGGTGATATTTCAAACGAAGAAAAATCAGTTCTTACTTTTTCGTTAGTTGGACTTTTAAAAAATATTACTGATAATGTAAATTATGTTAATGCGTTAGTTTTAGCTGAGGAAAAAGGAATTGAAACAGAAGTTAAAAAAGAAAAAAATGAAACTTACAAAAATTTAGTTCAAATAAAAGTATTAACTGATGAAGGTGAATATTCAATTAGTGGTACAATGTTAGAAAATCATCCAAGAGTAGTTGAATTTAAAGGATTTGATTTAGAGTTTGAGCCAAAAGGTAAAATGATTTTCTTTAAAAACACTGATGTTCCAGGTGTGATTGGAGAAGTTGGTATGACTCTTGCAAAACATAATATTAATATTGCAGATTTTAGACTTGGTAGAAATAAAGAATGTCAAGCAATGGCTGTAATAATTGTTGATAATGATGTTAATGAAGAAGTTTTAAATGAACTAAAAAAACTTAAAGCAGCACTAAGTGTTGCATATGCAGAAATTTAA